A window of Marinobacter salarius contains these coding sequences:
- the hemW gene encoding radical SAM family heme chaperone HemW, which translates to MTPTNDTAVSTLPPLSLYIHVPWCVKKCPYCDFNSHALTGDIPENGYLDAIMEDLAGDLTLIQGRPIETVFIGGGTPSLMSPEFYNMLFDRLRTHLSFTDDAEITLEANPGTVEQSRFNGFRGAGINRLSLGIQSFNPMRLKALGRIHDDKAAHRAIEAARNAGFDNFNLDLMHGLPGQTPADALDDLRAAMSWQPPHLSWYQLTLEPNTEFYSRPPQLPDDDHLWEIYCQGADYLHQQGFTDYEVSAWSRPGMASRHNLNYWMFGDYLALGAGAHGKVTFRNGDIRRFWKTRQPEAYMNRIGSRTAGSQMVELEERPLEFLMNALRLTSGVPENLFTERTGLPLSRVAVKLEALRKENMLEPGRIQTTELGQRYLNSLLERFL; encoded by the coding sequence ATGACCCCGACGAACGACACAGCGGTAAGCACCCTGCCCCCGCTAAGCCTGTATATTCACGTCCCCTGGTGCGTGAAAAAGTGCCCTTACTGCGACTTCAACTCCCACGCACTGACCGGCGACATTCCCGAGAACGGCTATCTTGATGCAATCATGGAGGACCTTGCCGGTGACCTCACATTAATCCAGGGGCGCCCGATCGAAACCGTCTTCATCGGCGGCGGCACGCCTTCGTTAATGTCGCCGGAGTTCTACAACATGCTGTTCGACCGGCTGCGCACTCACCTGTCGTTTACTGACGATGCCGAGATCACACTGGAGGCCAACCCGGGCACAGTGGAACAGAGTCGCTTTAACGGCTTCCGTGGCGCCGGCATAAACCGGCTTTCACTGGGCATCCAAAGTTTCAACCCCATGCGATTGAAGGCGCTGGGGCGCATCCACGATGATAAGGCGGCCCACAGGGCCATAGAGGCCGCCCGCAATGCCGGCTTTGACAACTTCAACCTGGACCTGATGCATGGCTTGCCGGGCCAGACACCGGCAGACGCACTGGATGACCTGCGGGCGGCCATGTCGTGGCAACCCCCGCACCTGTCCTGGTACCAGCTGACCCTGGAGCCCAACACCGAGTTCTACAGCCGCCCGCCCCAACTGCCCGACGACGACCACCTCTGGGAAATCTATTGCCAGGGTGCCGACTACCTGCATCAGCAGGGGTTTACGGACTACGAGGTATCAGCCTGGAGCAGGCCTGGAATGGCGTCCCGCCACAACCTGAATTACTGGATGTTCGGGGATTATCTGGCGCTGGGCGCTGGTGCCCATGGCAAGGTTACCTTCCGCAACGGCGATATCCGGCGTTTCTGGAAAACCCGGCAACCCGAAGCCTACATGAACCGCATCGGCAGCCGCACCGCGGGCAGCCAAATGGTCGAACTGGAAGAAAGGCCGCTGGAGTTTCTGATGAATGCCTTGAGGCTGACGTCCGGTGTGCCGGAAAACCTGTTCACAGAGCGTACAGGTTTACCGTTGAGCAGAGTTGCGGTAAAACTTGAGGCGCTAAGAAAAGAAAACATGCTGGAACCGGGACGGATACAGACCACGGAACTCGGACAGCGTTATCTGAACAGTCTGCTGGAGCGCTTCCTCTGA